From one Luteipulveratus mongoliensis genomic stretch:
- a CDS encoding UPF0182 family protein — protein sequence MATALVAVVAVIVLALLWSSIWTEKLWYDSVGYSSVFRTELTAKTSMFIVGGVLTAVLIGVSLVLAYRHRPIYAPTTPEQDNLDRYRELLDPFRKAAFVAVPILFGLFAGVAAQAQWKLPLLWINRQSFGQKDPEFGLDIGFYVFTLPLLQFLVSFLTMALILSLVAAVLTHYVYGGISLQGKGPRTTGAARVHLSLLLAGIVLLRALSYWLDRYDLTTNDGRLFTGIGYTDQHAVLPTKAVLALAALLCAALFISTIWTRTWRLPLLGTGLLVVCAILIGGIYPALIQNFSVRPSEQTREAPFIKRNIDATRAAYGLTATKAQDYQPKTNAAAGQLRKDAATVPGIRIVDPAVVSPTYRQLQGRVPYYQFPDSLDVDRYKLGGQTVDTVIAVRELDLDGVPSAQRNWVNDHSVYTHGFGLVAAYGNKRTADGEPQFFERDIPPVGGLGKYEPRVYFGESSPTYSIVGGTKGGAPRELDYPDSATGGEKKTTYQGKGGVKVGSFARKLAYAVKYRQYNLMLSDVVNGDSKLLDHREPRERVKRVAPWLTLDGNAYPVVVDGRIKWVVDGYTTTSRYPYSQLASIGDVTSDSLTNRSQTVRSVEGGQVNYIRNSVKATVDAYDGSVDLYAWDDKDPILKAWSKAFGNTVKPLSKIDGDLMSHLRYPEDMFKVQRELLARYHVTEPSQFYQGNDAWQVPTDPTQVRAAGQQGPVTPPYYLSIAMPGQTAPAFSLTSTFIPTGDRTNLSGFMAVDADAGSDTGKKKPGYGTIRLLEMPRASTIKGPGQFQNELESSNVNSSDFTLTLSQFLQQNRSTATLGNLLTLPVGDGLLYVEPIYIQAGGANAYPLQRIVVTSFGNKLAWSATLDGALDTLFGGNSGASAGDAGTTPTPTPGTSPSPSPSGSPSPSTSAPPGSGPTGNLTPQQQAVQDIQKAYSDGQAALKKGDFAAYGEAQKRLNEAIQRAVKANPNGGSITVSPTPSTTPSPSTK from the coding sequence TTGGCCACAGCCCTTGTCGCGGTGGTCGCCGTCATCGTGCTGGCCCTGCTGTGGTCGAGCATCTGGACCGAAAAGCTCTGGTACGACAGCGTCGGCTACTCCTCAGTGTTCCGCACCGAGCTGACGGCCAAGACCTCGATGTTCATCGTCGGCGGGGTGCTCACCGCCGTGCTGATCGGCGTGAGTCTCGTACTGGCCTACCGGCACCGCCCGATCTACGCGCCGACGACGCCCGAGCAGGACAACCTGGACCGCTACCGCGAGCTGCTCGACCCGTTCCGCAAGGCGGCGTTCGTCGCGGTCCCGATCCTCTTCGGTCTGTTCGCCGGTGTCGCGGCCCAGGCCCAGTGGAAGCTCCCGCTGCTCTGGATCAACCGCCAGTCGTTCGGTCAGAAGGACCCTGAGTTCGGGCTGGACATCGGCTTCTACGTCTTCACGTTGCCGCTGCTGCAATTCCTCGTCAGCTTCCTGACGATGGCGCTGATCCTCTCCCTCGTCGCGGCCGTGCTGACGCACTACGTCTACGGCGGAATCTCGTTGCAGGGCAAGGGTCCTCGTACGACGGGGGCCGCGCGGGTGCACCTCTCGCTGCTGCTCGCCGGCATCGTTCTCCTGCGCGCGCTGTCCTACTGGCTGGACCGCTACGACCTGACGACCAATGACGGTCGGCTGTTCACCGGTATCGGTTATACCGACCAGCACGCCGTGCTGCCGACCAAGGCGGTGCTCGCTCTTGCGGCGCTGCTCTGTGCAGCGCTGTTCATCTCGACGATCTGGACCCGCACCTGGCGGCTGCCGCTGCTGGGCACCGGACTGCTGGTCGTCTGCGCGATCCTGATCGGCGGCATCTACCCGGCCCTGATCCAGAACTTCAGCGTGCGGCCCTCGGAGCAGACTCGTGAGGCGCCGTTCATCAAGCGCAACATCGACGCGACGCGTGCGGCGTACGGCCTGACCGCCACCAAGGCGCAGGACTACCAGCCCAAGACCAACGCGGCGGCCGGCCAGCTGCGCAAGGACGCCGCGACGGTGCCCGGGATCCGCATCGTCGACCCGGCGGTCGTGTCGCCGACCTACCGGCAGCTGCAGGGTCGTGTGCCGTACTACCAGTTCCCGGACTCGCTTGATGTCGACCGCTACAAGCTCGGTGGCCAGACCGTCGACACCGTGATCGCGGTGCGCGAGCTCGATCTGGACGGTGTGCCCTCGGCCCAGCGCAACTGGGTCAACGACCACAGCGTCTACACGCACGGCTTCGGTCTCGTCGCTGCCTACGGCAACAAGCGCACGGCGGACGGTGAGCCGCAGTTCTTCGAGCGTGACATCCCGCCGGTCGGCGGCCTCGGCAAGTACGAGCCGCGCGTCTACTTCGGAGAGTCCTCACCGACGTACTCCATCGTGGGCGGCACCAAGGGTGGCGCTCCGCGCGAGCTGGATTACCCCGACAGCGCCACCGGCGGTGAGAAGAAGACGACCTACCAGGGCAAGGGTGGAGTCAAGGTCGGCTCGTTCGCCCGCAAGCTCGCCTATGCCGTGAAGTACCGCCAGTACAACCTGATGCTCTCCGACGTCGTCAACGGCGACTCCAAGCTGCTGGACCACCGTGAGCCGCGTGAGCGGGTCAAGCGGGTCGCGCCGTGGCTGACGCTCGACGGCAACGCCTACCCCGTGGTCGTGGACGGTCGCATCAAGTGGGTCGTCGACGGCTACACCACGACGTCGCGCTACCCCTACTCCCAGCTCGCCTCGATCGGTGACGTCACCTCGGACTCGCTCACCAACCGCTCGCAGACCGTGCGCAGCGTCGAGGGCGGCCAGGTCAACTACATCCGCAACTCGGTCAAGGCGACCGTGGATGCGTACGACGGCTCGGTCGACCTCTACGCGTGGGACGACAAGGACCCGATCCTCAAGGCGTGGAGCAAGGCGTTCGGCAACACGGTCAAGCCGCTGTCCAAGATCGACGGCGACCTGATGAGCCACCTGCGCTACCCCGAGGACATGTTCAAGGTGCAGCGTGAGCTGCTCGCCCGCTACCACGTCACCGAGCCGAGCCAGTTCTACCAGGGCAACGACGCCTGGCAGGTGCCGACCGACCCGACGCAGGTGCGCGCGGCAGGTCAGCAGGGCCCGGTGACGCCGCCCTACTACCTGTCGATCGCGATGCCCGGCCAGACCGCTCCGGCCTTCTCGCTGACCTCGACCTTCATCCCGACCGGTGACCGGACCAACCTGTCCGGCTTCATGGCGGTGGACGCCGACGCCGGTTCCGACACCGGCAAGAAAAAACCTGGCTACGGCACGATCCGGCTGCTCGAGATGCCACGTGCCTCGACCATCAAGGGACCAGGGCAGTTCCAGAACGAGCTGGAGTCGTCCAACGTCAACAGCTCGGACTTCACGCTGACCCTGTCGCAGTTCCTGCAGCAGAACAGATCGACGGCCACGCTCGGCAACCTGCTCACGCTGCCGGTGGGCGATGGGCTGCTCTACGTCGAGCCCATCTACATCCAGGCCGGCGGTGCCAACGCCTATCCGCTGCAACGGATCGTCGTGACATCGTTCGGCAATAAGCTCGCCTGGTCCGCCACCCTCGACGGTGCGCTCGACACCCTGTTCGGTGGCAACTCGGGCGCCTCGGCCGGAGATGCCGGTACGACACCCACGCCGACGCCAGGCACGTCACCCTCCCCGTCCCCGTCGGGGTCTCCGTCGCCGTCGACCAGCGCGCCTCCGGGCTCGGGGCCGACCGGCAACCTGACACCGCAGCAGCAGGCGGTGCAGGACATCCAGAAGGCCTACAGCGATGGCCAGGCTGCGCTCAAGAAGGGTGACTTCGCGGCCTACGGCGAGGCGCAGAAGCGGCTCAACGAAGCGATTCAGCGGGCGGTGAAGGCCAACCCGAACGGCGGCTCGATCACCGTGTCGCCGACCCCGTCGACCACGCCGTCACCCTCAACGAAGTAG
- a CDS encoding iron chaperone, protein MAKEKSYEGFTEDERAAMKDRATELKKSARSGTSAKKAETEKQALLDTVAAMPDDDRAIAEALHAIVTKNAPDLAPKTWYGMPAWAKDGQVVLFLKPAGKFKMRYAEVGFSETAQLDDGDIWPTVYAVTTINPAIEKQLTALVKRAAG, encoded by the coding sequence ATGGCCAAGGAGAAGTCGTACGAGGGGTTCACCGAGGACGAGCGTGCGGCCATGAAGGACCGCGCGACCGAGCTCAAGAAGTCCGCGCGCTCCGGCACCTCGGCCAAGAAGGCCGAGACCGAGAAGCAGGCCCTGCTCGACACCGTCGCCGCGATGCCCGACGATGACCGCGCCATCGCCGAGGCGTTGCACGCGATCGTCACGAAGAACGCGCCGGACCTTGCGCCGAAGACCTGGTACGGCATGCCCGCCTGGGCCAAGGACGGCCAGGTCGTCCTCTTCCTGAAGCCTGCCGGCAAGTTCAAGATGCGGTACGCCGAGGTCGGCTTCAGCGAGACCGCCCAGCTCGACGACGGCGACATCTGGCCGACGGTCTATGCCGTCACGACCATCAACCCCGCCATCGAGAAGCAGCTCACCGCCCTGGTCAAGCGAGCCGCCGGCTGA
- a CDS encoding ABC transporter permease — translation MNPRIAFATAGRNLQQLRADPRTIGLIVAVPVLLLTLLYFVYDGRPTFSGIAISMLGILPMLVMFLITSVAMLRERTSGTLERLLTTPLHRVDLLAGYGFAFALAALVQAAVLVAVSVWFLDVETAGSVLWVLVVAVFAAAVGVATGLLASAFARTEFQAVQFMPLFIGPQVFLCGLLAPRDQMPKLLQWASDCLPMTYAVDALKAVARQSDPAGDVLRDVGILAAFAVGALALAALSMPRQTK, via the coding sequence ATGAACCCGCGCATCGCCTTCGCCACCGCCGGCCGCAACCTGCAACAGCTGCGCGCCGACCCACGCACCATCGGCCTGATCGTGGCCGTGCCGGTCCTGCTCCTCACCCTGCTCTACTTCGTGTACGACGGTCGCCCCACCTTCTCCGGCATCGCCATCTCGATGCTCGGCATCCTGCCGATGCTGGTGATGTTCCTGATCACCTCGGTCGCGATGCTGCGCGAGCGCACGAGCGGCACGCTCGAACGACTGCTGACCACTCCCCTGCACCGCGTCGATCTCCTCGCGGGCTACGGGTTCGCGTTCGCACTGGCGGCACTGGTCCAGGCAGCCGTCCTCGTGGCCGTCAGCGTGTGGTTCCTCGACGTCGAGACGGCTGGCTCGGTCCTCTGGGTGCTGGTGGTCGCGGTCTTCGCGGCTGCAGTCGGCGTCGCCACCGGCCTGCTCGCGAGCGCCTTCGCGCGCACAGAGTTCCAGGCCGTGCAGTTCATGCCGCTGTTCATTGGACCGCAGGTCTTCCTCTGCGGACTGCTCGCTCCACGCGACCAGATGCCCAAACTCCTGCAGTGGGCGTCAGACTGTCTCCCGATGACCTACGCCGTCGATGCCCTCAAAGCCGTTGCGCGGCAGTCCGATCCCGCAGGAGACGTGCTGCGTGACGTCGGGATCCTGGCCGCCTTCGCGGTGGGCGCTCTCGCGCTCGCGGCGCTCTCGATGCCCAGGCAGACCAAGTGA
- a CDS encoding adenylate/guanylate cyclase domain-containing protein, with protein sequence MGATPESVTHGQRLYDAVELAVLGGGERYTRAQVAEATGVDLERLTTLWRALGFPSPDDDDALFTTADIRAIGHLAALLDAGLLEAKDADAAIRTMGRTFARLAEWEIDQLAPHLAIGDVDTLDQETINAVADQVDALLPQIQQLQDYVWRRHLTGSAARALLNSDRAGAELTVGFADIVGFTRTSRRLTREELADLIERFEATATEIVASGGGRVIKTIGDEVLFVADEPRDAAEIGLAFAARHAEDRRFPKVRVGLANGPVLARFGDVFGEAVNIAARLTSLARPSTVLANGALAALLSEEYRVKRTATERVRGYARLETWRLKPPRASTPSIEMWGGRTSR encoded by the coding sequence ATGGGAGCCACGCCGGAGTCCGTCACGCATGGTCAGAGGCTGTACGACGCCGTCGAGCTGGCCGTCCTCGGCGGCGGTGAGCGCTACACCCGGGCGCAGGTCGCCGAGGCAACCGGCGTCGACCTCGAGCGCCTCACGACGCTGTGGCGAGCGCTCGGCTTTCCCTCTCCCGACGATGACGACGCGCTGTTCACCACGGCCGACATCCGGGCGATCGGTCACCTCGCCGCGCTCCTGGACGCAGGTCTGCTCGAGGCCAAGGACGCCGATGCGGCCATCCGCACCATGGGCCGTACGTTCGCGCGGCTGGCCGAGTGGGAGATCGACCAGCTTGCACCGCACCTGGCCATCGGCGACGTCGACACGCTCGACCAGGAGACCATCAACGCGGTGGCCGACCAGGTGGACGCCCTGCTGCCACAGATCCAACAGCTCCAGGACTACGTCTGGCGCCGGCACCTGACGGGTTCGGCAGCGCGCGCTCTGCTCAATTCCGACCGTGCGGGAGCCGAGCTCACCGTCGGCTTCGCGGACATCGTCGGGTTCACCAGGACCAGTCGTCGGCTCACTCGCGAGGAGCTCGCCGACCTCATCGAGCGATTCGAGGCCACCGCCACCGAGATCGTCGCGAGCGGTGGCGGACGTGTGATCAAGACGATCGGTGACGAGGTGCTGTTCGTCGCGGACGAACCCCGCGATGCGGCCGAGATCGGACTCGCCTTTGCCGCTCGGCACGCTGAGGACCGCCGATTCCCGAAGGTGCGGGTCGGTCTGGCCAACGGGCCCGTGCTGGCTCGGTTCGGTGATGTGTTCGGCGAGGCCGTCAACATCGCGGCGCGCCTGACCTCGCTCGCCCGACCGAGCACCGTACTGGCCAACGGGGCGCTGGCTGCTCTGCTGAGCGAGGAGTATCGCGTGAAGCGGACGGCCACCGAACGTGTCCGTGGGTACGCCCGCCTGGAGACCTGGCGTCTGAAACCACCCCGCGCGAGCACGCCGAGCATCGAGATGTGGGGCGGCCGAACCTCACGTTGA
- a CDS encoding YlbL family protein has translation MTATQVPSRPKPAQGLSRRTIWLLVVVLLAVVIGALGQIIKVPYAIFSPGPAQDTLGKSDKQDIIAITGTQTYPTSGRLDFTTVSLYGGPNYPVSVWQWLRAKTDKNSEIFPEEQVFPKGKTGKQVEQENTAEMVGSQEAAEVVAVRAAGKKVAETVTVGAVSKGKPADGLLRVGDRIDQINGKPATTLDTIHGAMDAVKVGQTVQVTVTRAGKSQTIAVGTVKNDDGQAIMGISLAPKYVFPFGVKVNAGDVGGPSAGLMFSLAIYDKLTPGPITGGKEFAGTGTIDTDGVVGPIGGIRQKMVGAHNDGADIFLAPQDNCNEVKGHVPDGLTVVKIGTFAEARTAVEKIGKGQASGLPSCG, from the coding sequence ATGACAGCAACACAGGTTCCGTCGCGTCCGAAGCCCGCTCAGGGCCTGTCGCGACGCACCATCTGGCTGCTGGTCGTGGTGCTGCTCGCGGTCGTCATCGGCGCCCTCGGCCAGATCATCAAGGTCCCGTACGCCATCTTCAGCCCGGGGCCGGCGCAGGACACGCTGGGCAAGTCCGACAAGCAGGACATCATCGCGATCACCGGGACGCAGACCTACCCGACCTCGGGTCGCCTCGACTTCACGACGGTCTCGCTCTACGGCGGGCCCAACTATCCCGTCAGCGTGTGGCAGTGGCTGCGCGCCAAGACGGACAAGAACAGCGAGATCTTCCCCGAGGAGCAGGTCTTCCCCAAGGGCAAGACCGGCAAGCAGGTCGAGCAGGAGAACACCGCCGAGATGGTCGGCTCCCAGGAGGCAGCCGAGGTCGTGGCCGTCCGCGCGGCCGGCAAGAAGGTCGCCGAGACCGTCACCGTGGGAGCGGTGAGCAAGGGCAAGCCCGCTGACGGTCTGCTGCGGGTTGGCGATCGGATCGACCAGATCAACGGCAAGCCCGCCACCACGTTGGACACCATCCACGGCGCCATGGATGCCGTGAAGGTGGGGCAGACCGTGCAGGTCACCGTCACCCGGGCCGGCAAGTCGCAGACCATCGCGGTCGGCACCGTCAAGAACGATGACGGCCAAGCGATCATGGGCATCTCGCTCGCGCCCAAGTACGTCTTCCCGTTCGGCGTCAAGGTCAACGCCGGTGACGTCGGCGGTCCGTCGGCCGGCCTGATGTTCAGCCTGGCGATCTACGACAAGCTGACGCCCGGCCCGATCACGGGCGGCAAGGAGTTCGCCGGCACGGGCACCATCGACACCGACGGCGTCGTCGGACCGATCGGCGGTATCCGCCAGAAGATGGTCGGTGCGCACAACGACGGCGCCGATATCTTCCTGGCCCCTCAGGACAACTGCAACGAGGTCAAGGGTCACGTGCCCGACGGCCTGACCGTGGTCAAGATCGGCACGTTCGCCGAGGCCAGGACCGCTGTCGAGAAGATCGGCAAGGGTCAGGCCAGCGGCCTGCCCTCCTGCGGCTGA
- the phaZ gene encoding poly(3-hydroxyalkanoate) depolymerase translates to MTTELRSITVLGHRIRVSVRRGTEPGTPLLLCNGIGASLDLLQPFVDALDERIEVVRFDVPGVGGSPDPKVPYNFAALAAVVGRLMTELGYERYDVLGISWGGGLAQQIAFQSPRRCRRLVLVSTAMGSLMVPAHPRVLRKMLTPKRYRDPGYAESVAAELYGGRVRDQPTVARRLLHNQLRMGSRRGYWLQLLAGAGWSSLPGLPFIRQPTLILAGDDDPIIPLANARIMRRLIPGAQLHIYPDGHLGLVTSADELAPRIAEFLRA, encoded by the coding sequence GTGACTACCGAGCTGCGCTCGATCACCGTCCTCGGCCATCGGATCCGCGTGTCCGTGCGCCGGGGCACCGAACCCGGCACTCCCCTGCTCCTGTGCAACGGCATCGGCGCGAGCCTCGACCTGCTGCAGCCGTTCGTCGATGCGCTCGACGAACGGATCGAGGTCGTCCGCTTCGACGTGCCCGGCGTGGGAGGTTCGCCCGACCCGAAGGTGCCCTACAACTTCGCGGCGCTCGCGGCGGTCGTCGGCCGGCTGATGACCGAGCTCGGCTACGAGCGGTACGACGTCCTCGGCATCTCGTGGGGCGGTGGACTCGCGCAGCAGATCGCCTTCCAGAGCCCGCGGCGCTGCCGACGGCTGGTCCTCGTGAGCACCGCGATGGGCTCGCTGATGGTGCCCGCCCATCCGCGCGTGCTGCGCAAGATGCTGACGCCGAAGCGCTATCGGGACCCGGGGTACGCCGAGTCGGTCGCGGCCGAGCTGTACGGCGGCCGGGTGCGCGACCAACCCACCGTTGCCCGTCGCCTGTTGCACAACCAGCTCCGCATGGGCTCCCGGCGCGGCTACTGGCTCCAGCTGCTCGCCGGCGCGGGCTGGTCCAGCCTGCCCGGCCTGCCGTTCATCCGTCAGCCCACGCTCATCCTGGCCGGCGACGACGACCCGATCATCCCGTTGGCCAACGCGCGCATCATGCGGCGCCTGATCCCCGGTGCCCAGCTGCACATCTATCCCGACGGTCACCTCGGCCTCGTCACCAGCGCCGACGAGCTCGCTCCGCGGATCGCCGAGTTCCTGCGCGCCTGA
- a CDS encoding PPA1309 family protein, with protein MSCAVDTEQHVAAAGWDQPPRLFAIARNGDIARREPALAKQLARVDPDAYSTIEQEGMPSTSSLDSMLGRLAWPDEVDGVALAVERIVVPPEAERDLPDDPEKAAEALAVHPDHEDVRLLVAVLRDGESVCLLRQRKHDSDDKVAIGKDIAPGLVEALRATFS; from the coding sequence ATGAGCTGTGCCGTCGACACCGAGCAGCACGTCGCCGCAGCCGGATGGGACCAGCCACCACGGCTGTTCGCGATCGCACGCAACGGCGACATCGCTCGACGCGAGCCCGCGCTGGCGAAGCAGCTGGCCCGTGTCGACCCGGACGCGTACAGCACGATCGAGCAGGAGGGCATGCCGAGCACGTCGTCGCTGGACTCGATGCTCGGGCGGCTCGCCTGGCCCGACGAGGTCGACGGCGTGGCACTCGCGGTCGAGCGCATCGTCGTCCCGCCGGAGGCCGAGCGCGACCTGCCGGACGACCCTGAGAAGGCCGCCGAGGCGCTGGCCGTGCACCCGGACCACGAGGACGTACGCCTGCTGGTGGCCGTGCTACGCGACGGCGAGTCGGTCTGCCTGCTGCGTCAGCGCAAGCACGACTCGGACGACAAGGTTGCCATCGGCAAGGACATCGCGCCCGGACTCGTCGAGGCCCTGCGCGCGACCTTCAGCTAG
- a CDS encoding TetR/AcrR family transcriptional regulator: MTEAGGRTGRRTGKSDTRAQILDSARKLFSSNGFAQTSMRSVATDAGVDVALISHYFGNKRGLFLEVVELPVDPVTVLAPLAEVPIAELGVTMLRQILTVWDSPAGPAAVAAFRTAMAGGEDTMLREFMLNIVLTPLRDRIEDQVEDVDTRLSLVASQIAGLLVVRKVIGVEPIASMPVEDVVRQVGPNVQRYLTGDLGSPGGSSPL; this comes from the coding sequence GTGACGGAAGCGGGAGGCCGGACCGGTCGGCGTACGGGCAAGTCCGACACCCGGGCCCAGATCCTCGACAGCGCGCGAAAACTGTTCAGCAGCAATGGTTTTGCGCAGACGTCGATGCGTTCGGTCGCGACCGACGCCGGTGTCGACGTCGCGTTGATCAGCCACTACTTCGGCAACAAGCGAGGGCTGTTCCTGGAGGTCGTCGAGCTGCCGGTCGACCCGGTGACGGTTCTAGCCCCGCTCGCCGAGGTGCCGATCGCCGAGCTCGGCGTGACGATGCTGCGCCAGATCTTGACCGTCTGGGACTCCCCCGCCGGACCCGCCGCGGTCGCTGCATTCCGTACGGCCATGGCCGGCGGGGAGGACACGATGCTGCGCGAGTTCATGCTGAACATCGTGCTCACTCCCTTGCGAGATCGGATCGAGGACCAGGTCGAGGACGTCGACACCCGCCTGTCGCTCGTGGCGTCGCAGATCGCCGGACTCCTCGTCGTCCGTAAGGTGATCGGCGTCGAGCCAATCGCTTCCATGCCGGTCGAGGACGTCGTACGCCAGGTGGGGCCCAACGTCCAGCGTTACCTGACCGGAGATCTGGGCTCGCCAGGCGGTTCGAGCCCTCTCTGA
- a CDS encoding molybdenum cofactor biosynthesis protein MoaE → MRSDPSVVPDTRVRLLDVRDEPLSLDEVLAAVRDPAAGAVALFVGVVRQADHEKSVDALDYSAHPSAVEALAAAAATVVRDDITALAAVHRTGHLEVGDTAVVVAVSAPHRGPALEVCREMIDTLKRTVPIWKHQQFSDGSDEWVGLP, encoded by the coding sequence GTGAGGTCAGACCCGTCCGTCGTCCCCGACACCCGCGTACGCCTGCTCGACGTACGCGACGAGCCGCTGTCGCTGGACGAGGTGCTCGCTGCGGTGCGGGACCCGGCCGCCGGTGCGGTCGCCCTGTTCGTCGGTGTCGTACGTCAGGCAGACCACGAGAAATCGGTGGACGCGCTGGACTACTCGGCCCACCCGAGCGCTGTCGAGGCGCTCGCGGCAGCCGCCGCGACCGTCGTACGCGACGACATCACCGCCCTTGCCGCCGTGCACCGCACCGGGCACCTCGAGGTCGGTGACACCGCGGTGGTGGTGGCCGTCAGCGCGCCACACCGTGGACCCGCGTTGGAGGTGTGCCGGGAGATGATCGACACTCTCAAGCGCACAGTGCCGATCTGGAAGCACCAGCAGTTCAGCGACGGGAGCGATGAGTGGGTGGGTCTGCCATGA
- a CDS encoding ABC transporter ATP-binding protein, whose protein sequence is MNSTPVEAIAADRLCVSRGKKQILRDLRFEIPTGSVVGLLGPSGCGKTTLMRTIVGVQRIGSGDLTVLGDRPGSSALRSRIGYVTQAVSVYRDLTVRQNVAYFAALVGAHNGEEAITSVGLQPYADQRVDQLSGGQAGRASLACALVGNPELLVLDEPTVGLDPLTREDLWTYLRSLADRGVTLLISSHVMDEAARCDSVMLMREGRLLQHITPDELLKQTGQDSMDDAFLALIRQEEAA, encoded by the coding sequence ATGAATTCAACACCAGTTGAAGCGATCGCGGCTGACCGGCTGTGCGTCTCGCGCGGCAAGAAGCAGATCCTGCGCGACCTCCGCTTCGAGATCCCGACCGGTTCGGTGGTCGGCCTCCTCGGACCGTCGGGCTGCGGGAAGACGACGCTGATGCGCACCATCGTCGGCGTACAGCGCATCGGCTCCGGCGATCTCACCGTCCTCGGAGACCGCCCGGGCTCATCCGCCCTGCGGTCGCGGATCGGCTACGTCACGCAGGCCGTGAGCGTCTACCGCGACCTCACCGTGCGGCAGAACGTCGCCTACTTCGCGGCTCTAGTCGGCGCTCACAACGGCGAGGAGGCCATCACCTCCGTCGGGCTGCAGCCGTACGCCGACCAGCGGGTCGACCAGCTGTCCGGCGGTCAAGCGGGGCGCGCCTCCCTGGCCTGCGCGCTCGTCGGCAACCCGGAGCTGCTCGTGCTCGACGAGCCGACGGTTGGCCTGGACCCACTGACTCGCGAGGACCTGTGGACCTATCTGCGCAGCCTCGCCGACCGCGGCGTGACGTTGCTGATCTCGAGCCACGTGATGGACGAAGCCGCTCGCTGCGACAGCGTGATGCTGATGCGCGAGGGCCGCCTGCTGCAGCACATCACGCCCGACGAGCTGCTCAAGCAGACCGGTCAAGACTCGATGGACGACGCCTTCCTGGCTCTGATCCGACAGGAGGAAGCAGCATGA